The Opitutales bacterium ASA1 genome window below encodes:
- a CDS encoding methyl-accepting chemotaxis protein, translating to MLLWLAISNLNGYIAFARQEAKGAAVLRPASEVLVEVCLHELSRRGGGREGATAEALGRVEGALARLRSALDVHGPALDFAAAGAAPDDRTGATLEDFEANWREAVAAPWPEARRAYADTRAVLREMITHLGDTSKLILDPDLDSYYVMDLVLLAVPEAIDRVARTAALAGSRTADTEREFIVLSTFVSDLDPTRIATSLRTALAEDDASYGHLASMHASLPPLEARYRESLAGLVAVLGGGDGAVIAQRSADVQEALVNFAHGGLDALEALLETRIDHYERTRRTQAIVAAGALLVALGLAREIARDIVKRLSQALDSVVRVSRGDLTGRVSGTATDEIGRISRAIDEMSGGLESSMTRVRDDAGSLSALAQQLAAVGTQVRADSHATADEAQAVAAAAEQVSRSIVAVAAAGEQMTASIKEIARQATGVTDMSIEAESLAKRADGMIGRLDKFSHEIATVTDVIGGIASQTNLLALNATIEASRAGDAGRGFAVVADEVKKLAGETGRFASEIRGKIDAIRDSTSETVEAVQRIATCVVDIRSAQTVIASSVEEQSVTTEETSSKTQEVARGGSEIAREIHSVSDAARRSSDAATQALEAAEQIASVSRAMHELVSGFRVREAGGEPAATASPPPPGRKRRGARSMGGVPVGQHTG from the coding sequence GTGTTGCTGTGGCTCGCGATCTCGAATCTCAACGGCTACATCGCCTTCGCGAGGCAAGAGGCGAAGGGGGCCGCGGTGCTGCGTCCGGCTTCGGAGGTGCTCGTCGAGGTATGTCTCCACGAGCTGTCGCGCAGGGGAGGAGGTCGGGAAGGAGCGACGGCGGAGGCTCTCGGACGAGTGGAGGGCGCGCTTGCTCGGCTCCGCAGCGCTCTGGATGTTCACGGTCCGGCCTTGGACTTCGCAGCCGCTGGGGCGGCCCCGGACGACCGCACCGGAGCGACTCTCGAAGACTTCGAAGCGAATTGGCGCGAGGCCGTCGCGGCACCGTGGCCCGAGGCGCGTCGTGCGTATGCGGATACGCGCGCGGTGCTGCGCGAGATGATCACGCACCTCGGCGACACGTCGAAGCTCATTCTCGATCCGGATCTCGACAGTTACTACGTCATGGACTTGGTGCTCTTGGCCGTCCCGGAAGCAATCGACCGTGTCGCGCGGACTGCGGCGCTCGCGGGAAGTCGCACAGCGGATACCGAACGAGAGTTCATCGTCCTTTCCACCTTCGTGTCGGACCTCGATCCGACGCGGATCGCGACCAGCCTACGGACGGCGTTGGCGGAGGACGACGCCTCGTACGGCCATCTCGCGTCCATGCACGCATCGCTGCCCCCTTTGGAGGCGCGGTATCGGGAAAGTCTCGCCGGTTTGGTGGCAGTGCTCGGCGGGGGCGACGGCGCGGTGATCGCGCAGCGCTCGGCCGACGTGCAAGAGGCTCTCGTGAACTTCGCGCACGGGGGACTGGATGCACTGGAAGCGTTGCTGGAGACTCGCATCGATCACTACGAGCGGACGCGGCGCACACAGGCGATCGTCGCGGCGGGAGCGCTGTTGGTCGCGTTGGGCTTGGCCCGTGAGATCGCGCGCGACATCGTGAAGCGGCTTTCGCAGGCTCTGGACTCCGTCGTGCGGGTGAGCCGCGGGGATCTCACGGGTAGGGTATCGGGGACGGCGACGGACGAGATCGGGCGAATCAGCCGGGCGATCGACGAGATGTCCGGAGGGCTCGAGTCGAGCATGACGCGGGTGCGGGACGACGCAGGAAGCCTCTCCGCGCTCGCTCAACAGTTGGCGGCCGTGGGCACGCAAGTACGGGCCGATTCGCACGCCACCGCCGACGAGGCGCAAGCGGTGGCGGCGGCGGCGGAGCAGGTCAGCCGGAGCATCGTGGCGGTAGCGGCCGCCGGCGAACAGATGACGGCTTCGATCAAGGAGATCGCACGCCAAGCGACGGGCGTCACCGACATGTCGATCGAGGCCGAGAGTCTGGCGAAACGTGCGGACGGGATGATCGGTCGTCTGGACAAGTTCAGCCATGAAATCGCGACCGTGACCGACGTGATCGGAGGCATCGCTTCGCAGACCAACCTGCTCGCCCTGAATGCGACGATCGAGGCGTCGCGGGCGGGAGATGCGGGTCGCGGGTTCGCGGTGGTGGCGGACGAGGTCAAGAAGCTCGCGGGCGAGACCGGACGATTTGCGTCCGAGATCCGGGGAAAGATCGACGCGATCCGAGATTCGACGAGCGAGACGGTCGAGGCGGTGCAGCGCATCGCGACGTGTGTCGTCGACATCCGCTCGGCGCAGACGGTGATCGCGAGTTCGGTCGAGGAACAGTCGGTCACGACGGAAGAGACCTCGAGCAAGACTCAGGAGGTGGCGCGGGGAGGTTCGGAGATCGCGCGCGAGATCCATTCGGTGTCGGATGCGGCGCGGCGATCTTCCGACGCGGCGACCCAAGCCCTGGAGGCGGCGGAGCAGATCGCGAGCGTGTCGCGCGCCATGCACGAGCTCGTATCCGGTTTCAGGGTACGGGAGGCGGGTGGTGAGCCGGCGGCGACGGCGAGTCCGCCCCCGCCCGGGCGGAAGCGGCGTGGAGCACGCTCAATGGGCGGCGTGCCCGTCGGCCAGCACACCGGCTAG